The genomic interval ATGCTTCagggagagaaaggcaaggccaatacatctgggacaaagatgGGGCCGGTGTATCTGGGATAAATTTCCAAGTTGTATGCATGTGGCTTGAAAGAAAAAACTTGAAACAAATCTGGAACCAGGAAGAAAAACTCAATCTAGACCACTGAAGCATTATGCCGGAAGACAGACAAACGCACCTGAGCTCGAGGCTGTTGGTGGCAGCGCGTGAGATGAACACAACGGATCTTGGAGGCACATGAGCGTGTGTGGAGCAACTTTTGACCTAACAAAATATGGGGTGTGTAGATTGGGAGATTCGGCACACAATGGAAGTGGTTGTGTCGGAAAACTTTTCCAGCAGCGACGGCAGGCAACAGCAGATGGCGGCGACATATCTACTTGCATGAGACATTAGCAGCGCACGAGAGCGCGTGTGACGGCTTTTGGCGTTGCGCTTTCAAACATGACCTGATCTGTAGATGACGACGCTGTTCGCAGAAAAATTTGCTGGAAATAGTGGCAACAGCGGCAGTAGCGAATTGAACGGAAAACGAGTGAAATGTGTCGGAATGTTGGAAAATAGAATTTATGATTACATTCCTTAACTGTTGGGAACTCGGCAACAAAATAGAGGCGGGATcattcaaggaggatcgaaataggctctagataccattttgaagttgtgggattttagagaaaaaggagaagagaaaataataagggtttgaaaattattgataataacttaatgctgacttgactacaaaagactcaatattaatctctatttatagagaaacatagactcaatcctaaatcatgaataaatcataataataatgagatatattctaagatatctctatgattataaattgatcctaggaaataactcaagatattctaatataatataatagatattataagacatttttctaatattctaacaaaaatattgaaaatgaaaaaattatttgtaaaattatacgAGTATGAAATGTTACGATTTGCTTGGTTTATTAAAAGATGTTATTATGAGTTTGGTTTCTTAAAAGATATTATTATGAGTAAAGTATATATAGCCTACTCATATGGTAGGTATTGAAATTTTGAGGTATAGAagtatatatgaatatgaatccATATCCTTGAAGGTCTATAGATTTTCATTATATATGCATTAATTTAGTTTCAAtgtatttaaatgtattgagtaatagtaatagttttcaaacaaaaatgtatAACTAAAGGTTCTCAAAAAGCTAACTCATGAGAAAAACTTACATACAATATTGTAActtgatataaaaaaatctttCCTCATAAACTTGAATATATAATTGAATGGATATAAGTGAGACGACCATATATATTATTGGCAATCAATATTGTTTGATTAgtttaagttttataagtataatataataatcactacaagaaaacattcgTATACTTACAGAAAATTAGTATAATATAATAGCTGTGACAGATTTTGATATAACATCaatgtttataaaaattattaaacaataatgttataaaaaatgcataataagATGACAACATAATAGATTGTGGGTTTGTTTTATATTTCGAAGAGTTGTCGCAGAGGGACATTATTGTGTATGAACGTGAAAAGAGgattaataatgtaaaatattactcatataattgattgacataaattgaaagtaattataTATGCATAATAATGTTACAAAAAAATGCGTGAGAACAAAATAAATTTGGAggtttattttatgtattaaatttgataataattaggTAAGATTTCCCGATTTCAAAGAGTTACCACAGATGGACGTTGACACTTTCTTTGGAGAGAACAATTTGACTTGACTGATTTATACCGATTTATTATGGTTACCAAGTTGAGATAATACAAAGAATTTGATATAGAACATTTATGacaatatttatgagtgattatgtggtttttccattgaatttaatgagtaattgaattttcaatGTATGAAATCATTACTCACCCTAAGTGGAATAATTGTGAATGAAATGAGGATTGAAACCTTAAAATACTACTCATAAGTGTAATTGATAAGTGTAATAGCCGGTGTATAATATTACtcacaataaaaaaatgcattataaaaatattatagaaaaatgtaatgagtaattgaattttcaacgtatgaaatcatttgaataattgTATACGAACGTTTTGGAAGACTTACCGGAGAAAGACGTCGAAAAAGATGATTTCGAATCGAGACTTACAAGACGGTCAACTATGACAAAGCAGAATCAGACCACGGAGGGACGTTGCCACTTTCTTTGGATCGAACTAGTCTTGACTCATTTATACCGATTTATTATCGTTACCATATTGagataatacaaataattaaataaagagcATTTATgacgatatttatgagtgattaggtgattttttttccattgaatttaatgaataattgaatttataatatGAAATCATTATTGACCCCTAAGTGGAATAATTGTGAATGAAAGCAAGATTGtaattgatagtgtaaaatattactcataataaaaaaaaattatagaaaaatataatgagaATTGAaagagtaattgaattttcaacGTATGAAATCATTGAATAATTGTGTATGAACATGAAAGGAGGAttgataacataaaatattacttatataattgattgacataaattgaaagtaatgaaAAATgcctaataatattataaaataatttataaaaaaaatggtaataACAAAATAGATTTTGGGGTACGTGTTACCTATACAATTTGATAATCGAAAAGTTAACGTAATTGTGTATGAAAGTGAAAGAATGATTGATAACGTCAAATATTACTCAtataattgattgatataaattgaaagtaatgagaaatgcataataatattataaaacaaattattaaaaaaaatgcataataagATAACAACAAAATAGATTTGGGGGTTTGTGTTATGTATACAATTTGATCATGGAAAAATTAATTGTGTATGAAAGTGAAAAAAGGATTGATAACGTAAAATatattgacataaattgaaagtaatgaGGAATGCATAATAatgttacaaaaaaatttataaaaaaaaatgcataataagataacaacaaaatagatttggatgtttgttttatgtatacaatttgataataatctaGGTAAGATTTCACGATTTTGAAGAGTTACTGCGGAGAGACATCGAAGATGATGATTTCGAATTGTGAATCGTCGAGGATGACGAAGCATAAACGGACCGCGGAAGGACGTTGCCACTTTTTTTGGGACCGAGAGGATGATTGTGAATCGGCGAGACTGTCAAAGATGCAGAAGCTGACCGCAGAGGGACGTTCCCATTTTTTTGGACCACAAAAGGACGTCGAAGAGGATCTTAGCGACGAAGTGAATACATTAGAACCGAGAAGAATAAATTGTTGGAGGATATTAAGATGAAGGAGAAAGCGTTTACAAAAATTAGGGATTAATAagattaaaagaggaaaaaattatttagaaactaagtggagaaaaaaaaaactcacatcACTTTTTTGCTAAGGTGAAATAAGTTTGTACACGTGGCAGTAATAGAGTAAaagattttgttttaaatatatataatagataatagatgtCTATCTTCAAATAATGTattcaaaagcacaagttaaataacaacacaatttaaaatcatagttAGAAGTTTAATTAACTTTGTttgattatcatcaaaacatttaatttggaattttgtctaaagaaaaatcacttaaaaaaatgagttttttttgttaaaatactaaaaacaaCTTCTCGTTTGAagcaatatttattttattttcagatttttcatcttttttaaaaagttgtaacaaatatatacaaactTTTAAAAGCGATTATTTTACGCAAAAAAAACTTTATCAAGCGCACATTTAAATTGTGTTAAACAATTtatgatcaaaatttaatatcaaatttgtgtcaaaataatacaatttgTTGTAATTTGATAACATTTCGATCTTTAAATTGCATCAATGGGATAATTTGGTCTAAAAGGGTAAGAAACAATGAAAtaatgttatttatatattttttttaaagtatatttttatgttatactCACGGTGAAGTTTACGGTATATACAACAACGGTTCAATTATTGTAGTTATAGAGGCAAGAAAAATTATCAAAGCACTCCAAGCAATCGACCTAGAGGTGCGACATTTGATTGTGTTGTTGATAAGTTGGATCATGCCAAGTAAATTTCATGAAAACATTAAAGtattatctaaaataatataagatTGCTAGCACTCTCAATTTCACAAACTCCATTATTTATTGAACACAGTCCAcatttgaaaggaaaaaaaaatatttaaaagtttttcaagaataaatatatatatttaaaatattttaaaaattattagatcCATAAGCTACCACTTATGCTCACAAAAATAACGAAATAATAGATTGGAGGTAAAAAAATTCTCTTAATAGTAGATCTATAATAAAAGGCTTACTAGATGACTTATTAAGAGATACTTAAGACTTTGAAGACTAACATATAAAGTGGTAGATGGATAGTCCAATAGATCCTAAAATTAATGAATCAAGTATTTTGTTGGGTAACTTAACCATGATTTGTACTCGCATTATATTTCCAAAATTTGTTTAGAGGTTTTGTTGATCTCTATTTAGCGATTAGATTTATGAGAGTTATCAATTTGAtcaacaaaacaacaaaataaaatgacaattttgaattttaataacCAATTaactattttgtaaatttagATGATCAAATTATTCAACTACTATAATTTTATAGTCGTTTCCCGTATTATAATGAACCTACATGAGATGATTTTAGTAATAAAATTAtggtatatttatttaatattttaatgatgtTTTTGTTCTTTGcttactaaaaataatttttagatacTTAGCTCAATTTTAAAGAAAAGTTTAAGAATTATAAATTGTGACTTTTTTATGCTAGTGTATTGATCTATGTCATGTATGAGATATATATTGACTTTTGAAAAAAGtttatacaatattataaaaatatatgggCAATATGATTTACACATATCTAAAAGTATTTACATGAATTACGTAAAGTACGTACTCAAATTTCTAAATAACAATGTCTAATTAAACAGAAATGTTGAATGttacaaaaaattgtttattgaaaTATGTAAAATACATTCTTATAAAATGGCAATCACTTATTTATCTCTAAATCGTTTTTTATTTACTAACTTATCTATGTATGATCAGTTGTAATATACTATCGTCAAATTTTGTTACACGTGGTTCGTACTTCTTAGCACAGCTCTTAATTAAAGTATTTCtagaattatttaatattattgaggCATAAATTTAAGTTcttaaaagttaataaataagctttttttttttttttttaataaaaaaagttcatATGATGAGCTAACATAtattataagtatttatttatagatatttaCTTTCCATTTTTATCTTCTAAAGTTAGCATTATCTCAATCAAATTCATGGAACCTTTACTATACAAATTTCacctattaatattattaatatcatgCACAAAAGGTAAAGTAAGTGAtccaaataaattaatgaatgaGAATATACCAAATGAGAGTTACAGCAAAATGTTAAATTAGGAAGAACAAATATCAAAAATTTACATGTGAATCACAGCAACAATAGTTGAATTCGAACATTTAAACTAAAACTTGACACCAACATCTTTTTGTATGAAATGATCATGAAGCTTTTCAGCTGGCTGTCACAATGTACAATCTTTTTTTAATCCTCTAGTTTCTCAAAGGAATGAGACCCATTAATCTAGAGTTTGATCGAGAGATAAGTAACGTTTGTTTAAGAATTGTTTTAGATAGGATTTAAACTCAGATTCTCCTGAATTATTCGTCTTTAACTGAAGTTCATTAACCATTTGAGCCTAATGACTTGCTTAATGTAcaatattattagtaataaacaAGATCCATAATATTATGTAACTTGATGAACCTTAATATCTGATATGAAAACAACAACACAATTAAATTCAGAGTAAAACCTATGAAGATGAATTAGACAGTCTTTTTATTTGTACTACCCTTCATTGTTCATTCTCTTGGACGCGCAAGCCAAAGGGAGCTAAGAGCACGCAATCTGGAAAAGTAGTCGTGAATTGCAAGGAGCGCGCGAGCTGACTGGCGAGTGGTCAATATGCGGTGAATTTGTTGCAGTGTTTGTTGCCGCAAGTTGTCGGCCTTCAAATGACAACCACAGAAATGAACTCAGTAAGTTATTTTATAGAGACGTTTCTTACAATAATTTGCCATGAAATGGCGTAGATAAGAGCATTTCCTTGGTCCTTTGTTTGAAGGGTGTTGAAAAGGCATTGATGTGTCTTCAACTCCAAGGAATAATTGAGAAACTTTAACCATTGATATGAAAATCAAATCTTAAGAGAAAAGTACTAGCAACACTCATTCTAAAACTCTCTTTCCATCACGCTTTTCAATATTCATTCTCTTATTGAGAGAAATTCATTTAAGTCCTACCACTTTATGTAGGACCTATTCTCAAAATAATGGGACTTACATGAATTTCACTCAATCAATCAGAGATGAAGTGTTTGAAAGAGAATGTTAGAATAATTGTTATTAGCATTCAACATTATATACCTACACGTAACAAATTTACATCTCAAGTTCTTATTTGAAATTGTATATACATTAATTGTATTTCTACAAGAACATCTCTATTTAATTCACATATAATAAAGAGGGTGATTTACTGACACAAACTCTTTTTCGAAAGACAAGTTTGCCAATGAATTTAAAGTAGTTTAGGTAAAATTATACAAATTGTATGACAACTTCAAATGCTTTTAACTAAATTAACCAATTTCCTTGGTGagagtgatttttttaataaaccgAAGTATCATCACCATGCAACTGTAGAGACTAATTCCCCGAAATATTGAGATCCATTTAAGAGATTAACATTttcaaacatattaaaataCTCTTATATTTTGGGACAATAAAATACGTCACTTATTTGAGAAAAATGCACCATAATGATTGCATTCGTGTGCAAGTAACAAAAAGCTTACCTGTCGAATAAACCCCTCAAGTGTCCCTAGCTTACCCATGGCCATAGCCATCTGACCCATGTAATTTGCCACATTCCCTGATGAACTAGAGGACCCAAGTGGTCCAGTAGTTAATGTCTCAGAAAGGGACTGTTGCAATGCTTCCATGCCCTGAGACAATGCGTCTTCCGCCTCTTGCGAAGATTGTTGCAAGTTTGTAATGCCTACTAgctgctgatctgtgagaggtTCCAATTGATTTATCAGAAGCTGCAACCAAATTTCATGGCACTCAAGTCAAAGGTCAAACCAgatatagaaatttaaattctttgtttttcACAACAGTTTAATGTAACATGTAATAAGAAAGTTTAAGAAAGACATAAATCATGTTCGGCGAATTGTGCCTACTTCTCCGAAAGTAGTGGTTGTACTTTTCTATTTGCAAATAATTAGGGTtacaaagtaaaaatatttgtttaaatacTCTACTCATTACGCTTTCAGCTCCACTCCATTTATCAGCGAATATGAGCCATACTCAACACTAACGATCCTAAAATGATAAATCTCataccaaaaaataataataaaatattaaatctaaACTTTTAGAATCTCAATCAAACAGTATTATCAAGAACCAAGAAGAAACCACAAAAAAATACTCTCTAAGACACTCTTTTAAGTACACACTTTTtgttagttaaaatttatatttggttCCACCAAATTTATGTGGGACCTACTTGATTTACTGTCTTAcattatttgttatttgttattttagaaTATCAATAAAACAGTTATGTAAGTACAACTCATATGGTAGCTACAAAGACATTTGATATGTCGGAACGCGGATTTGAAACTGGGATCCCCACTTCTCCACAATTAGCGTGTATAAATTTCGCCGCTAGGCTATTTAAgaaccaaaaagaaatatatcaataaaGCATTTATTACTTTTTCCTAATACTACccttatttattactttttccaAGTATACGGCgtgttaataataaataaagtacAAGGATATTTTAGTTGTAACATACTATTTTGCATTGAAAACTTGTATAAGTAATCATTTTCTTAAGTTGTTTGCATTACCTTAAAAGACAGTTAATATGAGACAGAGGAACATGTTTTAAGGAAACCATCATGAGAACACTATAAGCTCACCTTGAGGAGTTCAGACGATCGAAAACCACCAAGCCATAGAAAACACCTCTCAGCTGGTGTTTTCCACATGCCAGACAACAAATGGAAGACATCAGCCTTAGCTGCAATGCCCTTAAGTCTAAATATCTCATCATAATGTGCCAATATACCATCCATTATCATGTGAAGTTCTGTTTCGCTCGCATGAGAATTTACAGCTCCTCTTAGCTCATTAATTTGTCGATTCTGCTCTTCCAGCCACCTTGCATATTCTACATCAAATGCCATGGCCCCTGTAAAAGAATGCAATTAAGGAGTACCTCATGTAACAGAGAAGATATTAAATCTGTTTTGTGAAATAGCTTGTTACAACCATGGTTTTAAATTGAGGAATGCAACCACAATTGCGGATGCAATATAAGGGATTTTGTGGTCTCTACAAAGTCATTGCAACCACAATTTTGACCGCATCGGCCACATTTTTCCGCATTTTGATGCGATTAAGTGGTTCACAGGTAACTGcaaccacaatttaaaaccaCGGTTACCGTAATGGACATGGATTTCCCCACTACTTTTATATGCATATTGTGACAATAAAATTTGTGGAATAACATATTTCAGAAAGGATACCATTTCCACTCATTGAGTGTGCTTGATCGCCTGAGCTTGATATAAAGATTCCCTACAGGACAAGAACACAACATACAAAAATGAGTGTCAATTATTGATTAATGTGACACTGATGACTATTTTACAAGTATCCTCGAGGAGATTTGAGTTATGTCTTTTAAAAGTCAAATTTTTACCACTGAACTTATACCTCGTGGACAAAGATGAGTGTCATTTAAAAGAAATGAGACAATTTAATTTGAAGGAATATTCAAACTTCACCTGTTGCCGAGCTCGCTGAAGCTCTTGCTCCAGTTGAGTGAACTTCAAACGGCTACTTTCCAACTGTTGGACATAAGCCTGCAGGAATAATAagcataaaatattaattcttgCATTTTAATGGCCATTGTAAACAtaatgattttcttaaaaacatcaTATCAGTCAAGCAATATAAGAATCATTGGATTCAGT from Cicer arietinum cultivar CDC Frontier isolate Library 1 chromosome 5, Cicar.CDCFrontier_v2.0, whole genome shotgun sequence carries:
- the LOC101514790 gene encoding transcription factor TGA2.2 isoform X3: MIFSYTEGGTVDSFHVSDFDQSVGYCLEDAVGLTGMISGRVARAGGEASCGALQSPLTNDTQLQSLQVRKAQSSNLVTILIGNTENQEEFAMAEGSPITDISTDGDTDDKNQRFDRSRSLAAMASDSGDRSKNKSDQKTLRRLAQNREAARKSRLRKKAYVQQLESSRLKFTQLEQELQRARQQGIFISSSGDQAHSMSGNGAMAFDVEYARWLEEQNRQINELRGAVNSHASETELHMIMDGILAHYDEIFRLKGIAAKADVFHLLSGMWKTPAERCFLWLGGFRSSELLKLLINQLEPLTDQQLVGITNLQQSSQEAEDALSQGMEALQQSLSETLTTGPLGSSSSSGNVANYMGQMAMAMGKLGTLEGFIRQADNLRQQTLQQIHRILTTRQSARALLAIHDYFSRLRALSSLWLARPRE
- the LOC101514790 gene encoding transcription factor TGA2.2 isoform X7, which produces MAEGSPITDISTDGDTDDKNQRFDRSRSLAAMASDSGDRSKNKSDQKTLRRLAQNREAARKSRLRKKAYVQQLESSRLKFTQLEQELQRARQQGIFISSSGDQAHSMSGNGAMAFDVEYARWLEEQNRQINELRGAVNSHASETELHMIMDGILAHYDEIFRLKGIAAKADVFHLLSGMWKTPAERCFLWLGGFRSSELLKLLINQLEPLTDQQLVGITNLQQSSQEAEDALSQGMEALQQSLSETLTTGPLGSSSSSGNVANYMGQMAMAMGKLGTLEGFIRQADNLRQQTLQQIHRILTTRQSARALLAIHDYFSRLRALSSLWLARPRE
- the LOC101514790 gene encoding transcription factor TGA2.2 isoform X4; the protein is MRREQQEGCRASIHNCHIPMQEGGTVDSFHVSDFDQSVGYCLEDAVGLTGKNQEEFAMAEGSPITDISTDGDTDDKNQRFDRSRSLAAMASDSGDRSKNKSDQKTLRRLAQNREAARKSRLRKKAYVQQLESSRLKFTQLEQELQRARQQGIFISSSGDQAHSMSGNGAMAFDVEYARWLEEQNRQINELRGAVNSHASETELHMIMDGILAHYDEIFRLKGIAAKADVFHLLSGMWKTPAERCFLWLGGFRSSELLKLLINQLEPLTDQQLVGITNLQQSSQEAEDALSQGMEALQQSLSETLTTGPLGSSSSSGNVANYMGQMAMAMGKLGTLEGFIRQADNLRQQTLQQIHRILTTRQSARALLAIHDYFSRLRALSSLWLARPRE
- the LOC101514790 gene encoding transcription factor TGA2.2 isoform X1 — translated: MRREQQEGCRASIHNCHIPMQEGGTVDSFHVSDFDQSVGYCLEDAVGLTGMISGRVARAGGEASCGALQSPLTNDTQLQSLQVRKAQSSNLVTILIGNTENQEEFAMAEGSPITDISTDGDTDDKNQRFDRSRSLAAMASDSGDRSKNKSDQKTLRRLAQNREAARKSRLRKKAYVQQLESSRLKFTQLEQELQRARQQGIFISSSGDQAHSMSGNGAMAFDVEYARWLEEQNRQINELRGAVNSHASETELHMIMDGILAHYDEIFRLKGIAAKADVFHLLSGMWKTPAERCFLWLGGFRSSELLKLLINQLEPLTDQQLVGITNLQQSSQEAEDALSQGMEALQQSLSETLTTGPLGSSSSSGNVANYMGQMAMAMGKLGTLEGFIRQADNLRQQTLQQIHRILTTRQSARALLAIHDYFSRLRALSSLWLARPRE
- the LOC101514790 gene encoding transcription factor TGA2.2 isoform X2, encoding MSSFDSQLPYSNASYTEGGTVDSFHVSDFDQSVGYCLEDAVGLTGMISGRVARAGGEASCGALQSPLTNDTQLQSLQVRKAQSSNLVTILIGNTENQEEFAMAEGSPITDISTDGDTDDKNQRFDRSRSLAAMASDSGDRSKNKSDQKTLRRLAQNREAARKSRLRKKAYVQQLESSRLKFTQLEQELQRARQQGIFISSSGDQAHSMSGNGAMAFDVEYARWLEEQNRQINELRGAVNSHASETELHMIMDGILAHYDEIFRLKGIAAKADVFHLLSGMWKTPAERCFLWLGGFRSSELLKLLINQLEPLTDQQLVGITNLQQSSQEAEDALSQGMEALQQSLSETLTTGPLGSSSSSGNVANYMGQMAMAMGKLGTLEGFIRQADNLRQQTLQQIHRILTTRQSARALLAIHDYFSRLRALSSLWLARPRE
- the LOC101514790 gene encoding transcription factor TGA2.2 isoform X5; its protein translation is MSSFDSQLPYSNASYTEGGTVDSFHVSDFDQSVGYCLEDAVGLTGKNQEEFAMAEGSPITDISTDGDTDDKNQRFDRSRSLAAMASDSGDRSKNKSDQKTLRRLAQNREAARKSRLRKKAYVQQLESSRLKFTQLEQELQRARQQGIFISSSGDQAHSMSGNGAMAFDVEYARWLEEQNRQINELRGAVNSHASETELHMIMDGILAHYDEIFRLKGIAAKADVFHLLSGMWKTPAERCFLWLGGFRSSELLKLLINQLEPLTDQQLVGITNLQQSSQEAEDALSQGMEALQQSLSETLTTGPLGSSSSSGNVANYMGQMAMAMGKLGTLEGFIRQADNLRQQTLQQIHRILTTRQSARALLAIHDYFSRLRALSSLWLARPRE
- the LOC101514790 gene encoding transcription factor TGA2.2 isoform X6, translated to MIFSYTEGGTVDSFHVSDFDQSVGYCLEDAVGLTGKNQEEFAMAEGSPITDISTDGDTDDKNQRFDRSRSLAAMASDSGDRSKNKSDQKTLRRLAQNREAARKSRLRKKAYVQQLESSRLKFTQLEQELQRARQQGIFISSSGDQAHSMSGNGAMAFDVEYARWLEEQNRQINELRGAVNSHASETELHMIMDGILAHYDEIFRLKGIAAKADVFHLLSGMWKTPAERCFLWLGGFRSSELLKLLINQLEPLTDQQLVGITNLQQSSQEAEDALSQGMEALQQSLSETLTTGPLGSSSSSGNVANYMGQMAMAMGKLGTLEGFIRQADNLRQQTLQQIHRILTTRQSARALLAIHDYFSRLRALSSLWLARPRE